The window AATCTGAATCAGTCTCAGTTATGGCACTTGCAACTTGGTCATATGAGTGATAAGGGATTGTCATTGTTGAGTAAGCAGAATTTGCTGAATGGGTACAAAAatcaagttttgaatttttgtgagcatTATGTGTTTGGTAAACAAATAAGGGTAAAGTTCAGCAAGAAGGCCGAGCACAAGACCAGAGACAAGTTAGATTATATACATTCAGACTTGTGGGGTCCAAACAGAGTTCCCTTCAAAAGTGGTGGCAGGTATTTtgtgactttgattgatgattactcaaggatggtgtgagtgtattttatgaaaataaaagatgaggCATTTCCGACATTTgttaaatggaagacgatggttgcGAGGCAGGAGGAAAGAAAAGTTAAAGCGTCTTCGAACTGACAATGGGTTGAAATTTTGCATTTCTGAGTTCGATAATTTCTACAGCAGGGAGGGCATAGTGAGACACCGCAATTGTGTTGGAACACCATAACAAAATGGTATTGCAAAACATATGAACAGAACGCTTTGTGATAGAGCATAGAGCATGCTTACACACTCATGTGTTAGCAAATATTTTTTGGGGTGAAGCAATCAATACAACTTGTTATTTGGTCAACAGATCTCCATCTATACCTATTGAGTTAAAAACTCCTTTTGAAGTATGGTCCGATTCATCTgctgattattcaaatttaagaatttttggTTGTCCTGCTTATGTTCATGCGAGGGATGGAAAACTTGAGTTAAGGGAGTATAAGATATCCAGTGCTAGTTTGAGTCCTAGTTATCCTCTGTCTATCTTGTATACTGATCCCTCGCTTGCTTTACTATCCAATTTATCTAGACATATGCAATGTACAGTATATCTAACTAGCAGACAAAACACTAGTCAGAAAGATATGATGCCTTCAACAACTTCCAGCCTCCAAAATGATAAGTAGGAGTTTACTACGTAGGAATATTTACACAAACAAAAGATCAGGAATACGTAGTTAAAAGATAAGGACATACTCCCTccctttcaatttatgtgaacctatttcctttttagtctgtgccaaaaagaatgacctctttacttatttgaaaacaatttacttttatgcaaaaatttatagtcacacaaaatatatgtgcctcattttacaccacaattttaaaagtcttctctcttttcttaaactccgtacccaatcaaatgggttcacataaattaaaacggagggagtacaagTTAAAACCTTCCGTAAAAGGTGATATCAGTCACACACAAAACAAAAGATTATCTACTACAATGGGTTAAAACACCAATAATGTGAAAATACTGTACACAGTCCATGTATTTAATTTAAATACAAATATGATTGATTACCTCCTTTCATTCCAAAATGTACTATTTGCTCCTGCAGCGCACCAACATTTTTGACATTAAATTTGTTGAGAAGGGCAATGCTAGAAATGGTGGATATAGGCTTAGCCACCAAATCATCCATCACAATGTTTTCACCACATCCTTCATAAAAACCACTGTAGCTGCCACAGCTCCCCTCATTCCCTGTGGAGCAACATATCTCAACTTATTTGACATACGGTTCCGACAATGTGGACAGACAGCATTATAATCCTCAGTAACATGCTATTTGGTGCAATTATAAGTAGAGCAGTCTCATCCGACGACGTTTATAATGTTGGAGATCATGGCTGAAGAATCTCTAAAGACAATAAGATGCTTGCGAACAGATACTATATATTACAAGACTGAAGGCAGCTAACAGAGTGAAAAGAAATCTCAAAATAGACAAAGTAAGATTTAGCAACGGATAACTGAACCTATAAACAAAAGGAAGCCGCTAAAAGGACAACTATAAACTGAAACATCCAATTTTATTATGTGTTGTAGCTCATTCTCTGCTTCACACAGCTCTTCTCCGCTTTACACGGCTCATGGAAGCACTTGTGGGAACTGTGCTCATGAAGGCACTTGTGAGAACTGTTTTCGACTCGAAAGATGCCTTCAGCAACTTCAGCGCCTGCAAAATGATAGGAGTTTACTAAGTACAAAGAAAATTTCACCAAACAGAAGAGGACAcaggaaaagaagaagagataATTAACTTAATTGATTACCTCTTCCATTCCTAAATTTACTACTTTCTCCTCTAGTACTCCAACATCCTTAACATTAAACTTGTTGAGAAGGGCAATGCTAGAAATGGCGGACATAGGCTTAACCACTAAGTCATCCATAACCATGTATGTCGCCATCTCCTTCACAAACCCCCCTGTAGCTGCGATAGCTTTCTTCACTACCCGTGGAGCAACATATGTTAACCTTCTTGTCATCGTACACCTCCCACAATCTGGACAGACAGCACTAGGGTCATCAGAAACTTTTGCGTGATGCAAAGAGTAGCTACATCCATAAAAATTCCTTTGAGCAACTGAAGAAATTCCAACTGGAGACTTGGGTTTTAGAAGAGCCCTTTGGGTACTCGGAACGTCATTAAGCAATAGAAAAGGAACTGAAGAGATATTCCCAACTGAAGATTTGGGTTATAAAAGGATATCCTTGCATTGGTTCGATTGGACATAGGTATCCTTCAGATTTTCTACGCTTTCGTAGAGGTTAGTCAAGGATCCACTCATTCCTTTCTCCTTAAGAAGCTTAGTTACAGTGCCCACAGGCAATGTGAGAATGTGAAAGAGGAAATCGACAGTCCTTTTCTGCCTCAGCAAATAGAACTTTGCGGGCCTTGGTGTCAATCAACAGCTTCAAGCTTAGTTTGGAATCTGAATTCGTCATTTTGGTTGGCTGATAACTGCTGCAAGTTTTGTTCTTGAGAAGTAGATTTACACCAAACCCCCCCAGCAAATCTCATGTGCTCTGGATGTTGAGGACCTACACTTTGTCAAAACACAAACACAGTGAAGAAAGAGAGCTAAAACAGAAGGAACAAGTTAAGCTCTGTAATGAGATTTCCATAACTTTCTTTGAGTCCCTTTTCAATCCTTTTATATGGGAAAAATTACAGCTAGTGAGTAATTACAAATGCAGCAACTATATGATATATAATTGGAATCCAAATTGTGGTTACAAGAGGCAAGAGTTAGGATAGGTcctaaaaaaaatggaaaaatcaaggAGTTTGCTATGAAATGCACAACATATCTGAAAATAGTCATATTTTAAAACGTGAAGAACTTGAGAGAGTACTACAATAAAGTTCCCATTGCTCACGCACaccaaagagaaagaaaatcgtTTTCTTTGAGTCATTTGGTTGCAGTATGGAACCAAAATAACATTCTAAACTCTTATTACTATACAGATATACTCTGTCAAAACTACATTCTACATCCTTAACCCTTATAGGagtaaaataccttcaaagttACATTTTATTACAGGTGACCACTCAActtttattttaatcaagcaaagtcccgaaactattttttgtaaccaacaaaaaaaaaaaaaaaaaagagatcacTCAATTTTGCCTAACTATCATAGAAAGTCGCTAAAGtatttttcttaacaaaaaaatCATCAAACTTTGCCCAAGTATCACAGAAAGTTAAGAAGTAATTTTGTAACCAAAAAGTCATTCAACTCTGCCTAAGTATTATATAAAATGTTTCTTTTGCTTCCTCCCAATGACTTTCGGTGATACTTAGGCAAAGTTGGGTGACTTTTGACTCCATTTGCATCAATTAGGTAAGTGATTTTTGTGATACTTCAGTAA is drawn from Nicotiana tabacum cultivar K326 chromosome 22, ASM71507v2, whole genome shotgun sequence and contains these coding sequences:
- the LOC107797319 gene encoding uncharacterized protein LOC107797319 codes for the protein MTRRLTYVAPRVVKKAIAATGGFVKEMATYMVMDDLVVKPMSAISSIALLNKFNVKDVGVLEEKVVNLGMEEALKLLKASFESKTVLTSAFMSTVPTSASMSRVKRRRAV